A stretch of the Harpia harpyja isolate bHarHar1 chromosome 5, bHarHar1 primary haplotype, whole genome shotgun sequence genome encodes the following:
- the PKIA gene encoding cAMP-dependent protein kinase inhibitor alpha: MTDVESTYADFIASGRTGRRNALHDILVSSPGGNSSELALKLSELDINKAEGEGDAQRNPSEQTGEAQGEAAKQES, translated from the exons ATGACTGATGTGGAATCTACATATGCAGACTTTATTGCTTCAGGAAGAACAGGTAGAAGAAATGCATTACATGACATACTTGTGTCCTCTCCGGGTGGGAACTCTAGTGAATTAGCCTTAAAGTTATCAGAGCTTGATATAAACAAAGCAG AAGGAGAAGGAGATGCACAACGAAATCCAAGTGAGCAAACCGGTGAGGCCCAAGGGGAGGCAGCAAAGCAAGAAAGCTGA